A segment of the Synergistaceae bacterium genome:
TTTATGGCTAATCTTTTTACATATGGCAGAGTTGATGAAACAGTAATAAACGAACTTGTTTCTGCTATATGCAGCAACAATGTTTCTACGGATAAAGATAAATGTGCAACATATTCTCGCGACGAAGTACCCAGCAATTTTTATGGCAGAGAGTACTCTGCCGAAGTTCTGGTCTTTCCGGAAACAACAGAGCATGTCTCTTCGATAATGAAAATAGCTTCGAAACACAAAGTTCCGGTTACTCCTCGCGGAGCAGGCACAGGTCTATCTGGCGGAGCTCTTCCTGTCCATGGCGGAATAGTGATGAGCTTCGAAAAAATGAATAAGCTTCTTGAGCTTGACCATAAGAACTTGACTATAACGGTTGAACCTGGAGTCGTAACATCTGAAATTACAGCTATGGCGACAGAGAATAATCTCTTTTATGCCGGAGACCCTTGCAGCGGAGACTCATCCTATATTGGGGGCAACATCGCAGAAAATGCCGGGGGGAACAAAGTAATTAAATATGGAGCCCCAGGAGCTCAAGTTCTTGCTTTGGAAGTTGTTCTGCCTGACGGTTCAATAACGTGGTTTGGCGGCAAAAGATTAAAGGACGCTACAGGCTTTAATTTTGTTCAACTCATGGTCGGTTCTGAGGGAGTTTTGGGAGTAATAACGAAAGCTGTGTTAAAACTTCTTCCACTTTCTCGCTACTCAGTCGACCTTCTTGCCGCATTCAAGGACACTGCGACTGCAATAGCTTTTGTGCCTCAGATTGTAAAAGAAGGAGGATTAATCCCTTCTTCAATCGAATTTATGGATAAAAAAGCGTTAAGTCTGGTTAAGAAATACCTTAACACTGAAGTTCCGGCAGGAGAAGCTGGTGCAGTTTTAATAATCGAGCTAGAAGACAACGATATGGAACAGCTTGAAAAAATATACGAAAAAATTGGCAAACTTTCTCAAAAACATGGTGCATATGAAGTCTATGTTGCGGACACTAGAAGCACGAAAGACAGAGTGTGGCAGGCGAGAAAGTCCATAGCGGAAGCGGTTTCCACTTCCTACACAAAGTACACAAAGGAAGACCTCGTCGTCCCAACAGACAAAGTGCCTGCTTTGTTGGAGGCAATAGAAGAGATTTGCACTTCTCATAAGCTGGAATGGAGTGCTTACGGCCACGCAGGAGACGGAAACATGCACTGCTCGATTATCGCTCCGGAGACGACAGATTGGCATGATGTGCTAACCACAGTGCAGTGTGAATTGTATCCTAAGGTTCTTGACATGGGCGGAACTCTATCCGGCGAACATGGCATTGGATTTAAGCGTAAAGGCTACATGAAATATTTTATGGATGAAAGCCAGATTGAGTTAATCAAAAGAGTCAAACTTGCTTTTGACCCTCAAAATATTCTCAACCCAGGTAAAATGGTTGATTGGAACTAAGTTTAAATAGAATGACAAAAAATAAAAGGGAGATAAAAATATTTTCATCTCCCTTTTTGTATGTTTAGGCTGTATTTTAGATTTTTACTTTGCGAAGTTCGCGGCGTAATATTTTGCCGGCCGGCGAGAGAGGATATTCTTCCACGAACCCAATCTTGCGCGGCACCTTGTAGTGAGCCAAACGCTCCTTGCAGAAGCTCTTTAATTCTTTGGCATCTACCTCAGAATTTTCTTTTAATATGACAAAAGCTTTAACCTGTTCCCCTGAGATTCTGCTCTTCTCTCCAACGGCAACAGCTGAATGTACCGCAGGATGTCCACACAACACTTCTTCTACTTCTTGAGGATAGACGTTGAATCCGCCAACTATAATAATGTCTGTCGCTCGGTCTACTATTTTGATATAACCTTCTTCATCTATCTGCACAACGTCTCCCGTATTGAACCACTCTCCGTCATAACGAGCTTTGGTGTTTTCGGGATCTCTGAAATAGCCAGGAGCGACTGAGGGGCCTTTTACCCAAAGAACACCTTCTTCATGCAGTCCGAGTGGTTTCCCCTCTCTGTCCGTTATGCGCAGTTCATAGCTTTTTAAACAGGGACCGACCGTGCCAAGTTTTTTCGTTTCTTGGCTGTGTGAACATGCCACGACAGGAGAGCATTCCGTAAGTCCGTACCCCTCTATGATCCCCACACCCAAAACTTTTTTGCTTCGTTCGTCCATCTGTACGTTGAGCCTATCTCCTCCGGACATCACAAAGTGCATGTTCTCCAACCGTTCTTCTTTTTTCGCAAGAGTGCCAATCAAAAATGACATAACGGTGGGAACGCCTATTATGACGTTGCAGCCAGACTGTCTCATCGCATCGATTGTAGTGTCGACTGGCAAAAAGCTTGGCACTACAACTTGACGCACACCGGTTAGCAAGGGCAACAAACCGGCTACGTTGTTGCCGAAAGTATGGAAATTTGGCAGTACGTTTAGGAAAATTGAAGAGGAATCAAGCAACCCCGGAACCTGTATGGGAATCATTTTTATGTTGTCAATTATGTTTGAGTGAAGACAGCCCACCGCCTTAGGGTTGCCGGTCGTTCCTGATGTAGCAAATTCTACGGCGTAATCTTCGGAAATTTCAAGGCCCATTCTCCCCTTCCACTCATTGAGAGGGGCATCCGGCTTTATGGGGACAATAGGCACTCCAATTGCATCAAACGTATCCTTTGCACTATTGGAGAATTCTTCGGTGGTTA
Coding sequences within it:
- a CDS encoding FAD-binding protein, translated to MANLFTYGRVDETVINELVSAICSNNVSTDKDKCATYSRDEVPSNFYGREYSAEVLVFPETTEHVSSIMKIASKHKVPVTPRGAGTGLSGGALPVHGGIVMSFEKMNKLLELDHKNLTITVEPGVVTSEITAMATENNLFYAGDPCSGDSSYIGGNIAENAGGNKVIKYGAPGAQVLALEVVLPDGSITWFGGKRLKDATGFNFVQLMVGSEGVLGVITKAVLKLLPLSRYSVDLLAAFKDTATAIAFVPQIVKEGGLIPSSIEFMDKKALSLVKKYLNTEVPAGEAGAVLIIELEDNDMEQLEKIYEKIGKLSQKHGAYEVYVADTRSTKDRVWQARKSIAEAVSTSYTKYTKEDLVVPTDKVPALLEAIEEICTSHKLEWSAYGHAGDGNMHCSIIAPETTDWHDVLTTVQCELYPKVLDMGGTLSGEHGIGFKRKGYMKYFMDESQIELIKRVKLAFDPQNILNPGKMVDWN
- a CDS encoding long-chain fatty acid--CoA ligase, with the translated sequence MPKLDELTRLEERFTEAWRGRENENCLWWQGEWWSWNRLNDLAIDCENKLKNSGFQKGQRIVVILPNSPMIFALSVAAWRLKGSIAPLNGRVGMTNIVDTVKLLDPHSMLTTEEFSNSAKDTFDAIGVPIVPIKPDAPLNEWKGRMGLEISEDYAVEFATSGTTGNPKAVGCLHSNIIDNIKMIPIQVPGLLDSSSIFLNVLPNFHTFGNNVAGLLPLLTGVRQVVVPSFLPVDTTIDAMRQSGCNVIIGVPTVMSFLIGTLAKKEERLENMHFVMSGGDRLNVQMDERSKKVLGVGIIEGYGLTECSPVVACSHSQETKKLGTVGPCLKSYELRITDREGKPLGLHEEGVLWVKGPSVAPGYFRDPENTKARYDGEWFNTGDVVQIDEEGYIKIVDRATDIIIVGGFNVYPQEVEEVLCGHPAVHSAVAVGEKSRISGEQVKAFVILKENSEVDAKELKSFCKERLAHYKVPRKIGFVEEYPLSPAGKILRRELRKVKI